In Propionispora vibrioides, the genomic stretch GTGGGAAAGCCTAATGCTGAGGAAGGGCGTCTGTGCTGCCTGGGGAACGCTGTTTTTTGCCGGAGAAACAGGAGAAAGCTATATTCGCCTGTCCATTTCCAAACTGAATGAACAAGAAATTGAAACCGGAATTTGCCGCTTGGGAGATGTGTTGCGGGAAGTCTGGAATAATAAGACTTGATTCGATAAAGATAAAATTAGGGGAGGAATTTACTATGCAACAAGGTACATTTCGGGTAAAAGCCGGTCTGGCGGAAATGCTCAAGGGCGGCGTCATTATGGATGTTACGACACCGGAACAGGCAAAGATTGCGGAGGAGGCCGGCGCTTGCGCGGTTATGGCGCTGGAACGGGTCCCGGCTGATATCCGGGCTGCCGGTGGCGTGGCCCGGATGGCTGATCCTACGATTGTGCAGCGCATTATGGATGTGGTTACCATCCCGGTGATGGCGAAGGCCCGGATTGGTCATTTTGTGGAGGCTCAAATCCTGGAAAGTCTTGGCGTGGACTATATTGATGAGAGTGAAGTGCTGACTCCGGCAGATGATAAATACCATATTAATAAACACAATTTCAAAGTGCCCTTTGTTTGTGGCGCAAAAAATCTGGGCGAAGCGCTGCGGCGGATTGCCGAAGGTGCGGCTATGATCAGGACCAAAGGAGAACCGGGGACCGGCAATGTGGTGGAAGCGGTCAGGCATATTCGCGTGGTGATGAGTGAAATCCGTCAATTGCAGAATTTGCCTGCCGAGGAAGTTGCGTCCTTTGCTAAAAATATAGCGGCTCCTTATGAACTGGTTTTGGAAGTAAAAAAACTAGGCCGTCTGCCGGTAGTCAATTTTGCGGCCGGCGGGATCGCAACTCCTGCCGACGCGGCTCTGATGATGCAACTCGGCTGTGACGGCATCTTTGTCGGTTCAGGCATTTTTAAATCGGGAGATCCGGAACAACGGGCTAAAGCTATCGTGGCAGCGACCACCTACTACAATGATCCAAAAATCCTGGCGGAAGTATCTCAGGATCTGGGAGAACCTATGGTAGGAATTGAAATTGACACTTTGCCGCCCCATGAGCGCATGCAGGAACGCGGCTGGTAGAACAGGGAAGAAGGGTAAACGATGAAAATCGGTGTATTAGCTTTGCAAGGGGCATTCCGTGAGCACCTGACTGTTTTGGAACGATGCGGTGCAGAAGCGGTGGAGGT encodes the following:
- the pdxS gene encoding pyridoxal 5'-phosphate synthase lyase subunit PdxS, which encodes MQQGTFRVKAGLAEMLKGGVIMDVTTPEQAKIAEEAGACAVMALERVPADIRAAGGVARMADPTIVQRIMDVVTIPVMAKARIGHFVEAQILESLGVDYIDESEVLTPADDKYHINKHNFKVPFVCGAKNLGEALRRIAEGAAMIRTKGEPGTGNVVEAVRHIRVVMSEIRQLQNLPAEEVASFAKNIAAPYELVLEVKKLGRLPVVNFAAGGIATPADAALMMQLGCDGIFVGSGIFKSGDPEQRAKAIVAATTYYNDPKILAEVSQDLGEPMVGIEIDTLPPHERMQERGW